One Armatimonadota bacterium genomic window, CCGCGTTGCGGAAGCCGAGGGCGTGCGTTGCGAGGGGTTCGACGGTTACGACCCGGCCGCCTTCGCTTTCCGAGAGCCGCGGGACTGGCCAGGCATCGCCGCCAGCCTGGACCGCCTGGTGGAATTCAACCGGCGATCACTGAAAATCAAGAGCGGTGTATGGCGGGATCTTGCCATCCACCGCCGCAAGACCGAAGTCGACCAGATCGTTGGCGCCGTGGTGACTGTGGCGGCGCGTCACGGGATCCCCGTGCCGCTCAATGCCCGCCTCCAAAAGATGATTCACGACCTGGAGGAGGGGAGGCGACAGATGCACTGGGACAACCTGGCGGAGCTAAGCGCAGTGAACGCGGAGGTCTACGGGGGATGAGCCGTGTCGCCTTTGCCCACCTGCACCCCGGACGAGGCGGGCGCGCGCAGGGAATGGTTCGCATCCCAGGTGTGGAGCCGGACTGGGAAGTACCAGCGGTGGTGATCCGAGGGGCAGACGATGGCCCCACGCTCACCATTACCGCTGGCGTACATGCGGCCGAGTACGCGGGCATCGCGGCGGCCATCCGTCTGGGGCAGGAGCTGGACCCGGCCAGGCTGCGAGGCACTCTCATCATCGTCTCCCTGATCAACACGCCGGGATTTTATGAACGCAGCATGTACGTCAATCCCCGCGACGGCAAGAACATCAACCGTATCTTTCCGGGGGACATGGCAGGCTCGCCCTCTGAGCGTGTCACGCACTTTCTGACCAACGAGCTGATCAAGGGCAGCGACGCCTACATCGACCTGCATGGCGGTGACATGATCGAGAGCCTTATCCCGTTTGCCATCTACCAGCAGACGGGCAATGCCGGGCTCGATCGCAGCGCAGAAACCATGGCAGAAGCGTTCGACTTGGACTACGTCATCGCCGCTCCGCCGGACGCTGTTCCCGGCGCCTCCTACGTTGCTGCGGCGCGCCTGGGAATTCCCGCCATTATCGCCGAGGTGGGGCAGCAGGGCGTGCTGGATCGGGCTTCGGTGGAACGGCACGTCCGGGGCGTAACAAACGTCATGGTCCGCCTGGGGATGCTCCAGGGCCAGCTTGTCCTTCGGGCGAGTCCCAGGCGGCTCTCGCGCTTTCTCTGGGTACGGGCCCCGGTTGAGGGGGCGTTCTATCCGGCCGTCACCACGGGCCAGATGGTCGAACGAAGTCAAATTATCGGCGAGGTGCGTGATCTCTTCGGAGACCTTCTGGCGGTGCTGGAGGCGCCGGCAAACGGCGTGGTGCTCTTCATGGTCACAGCTCTTGCGGTGCGCAAGGACGATCCGCTGTTCGGGATCGGTGCAGAAGGAGACCCGTAGCAGGGTAGCTGCTCGCCGGCCGATCAGGTCCGTGGGTCTAGGGCATCGCGCAGCCCGTCGCCCAGCAGGTTGAAACCCAAAACAGTCACCGCGATGGCCAGGCCCGGGAACGTGGCGATGTGCGGGGCGATGAGGAGGAAGTCGCGCCCCGTGCTGACCATGAGCCCCCATGAGGGCGTAGGCGGCTGCACGCCCAGTCCCAGGAATGACAGCGCCGCTTCCAGTAGGATGGCGTTGGCCATGTAGAGCGCAGAGTAGA contains:
- a CDS encoding succinylglutamate desuccinylase/aspartoacylase family protein yields the protein MSRVAFAHLHPGRGGRAQGMVRIPGVEPDWEVPAVVIRGADDGPTLTITAGVHAAEYAGIAAAIRLGQELDPARLRGTLIIVSLINTPGFYERSMYVNPRDGKNINRIFPGDMAGSPSERVTHFLTNELIKGSDAYIDLHGGDMIESLIPFAIYQQTGNAGLDRSAETMAEAFDLDYVIAAPPDAVPGASYVAAARLGIPAIIAEVGQQGVLDRASVERHVRGVTNVMVRLGMLQGQLVLRASPRRLSRFLWVRAPVEGAFYPAVTTGQMVERSQIIGEVRDLFGDLLAVLEAPANGVVLFMVTALAVRKDDPLFGIGAEGDP